From the genome of Thermoplasmata archaeon, one region includes:
- a CDS encoding SufS family cysteine desulfurase: MDVDRIRADFPILRRTVNGRPLVYLDSAATSQKPQCVLDAEDRFYAEHNSNVHRGVYALSVEATDAYEAARDRVRRFLRAKDADEVVFVRGTTEALNVAAASLGRLVLQRGDRVVTTVMEHHSNIVPWHLLREQKGIDLEFVDVDDAGRLRLDQLDRLLDRRTKVVAVTHASNVLGTVNPVREIADRAHAVGAVVVVDAAQSAPHRALDVGALGADLLAFSGHKVLGPMGIGVLWGRRELLARMPPTAGGGEMISEVHQDRVGYREPPGRFEAGTPNVAGAIGLAAALDYLEAAGWQDLAAHERRLFERAVAGLESRLGDRVRVYGPEASEERQGVLSFSMRGAHPHDVAQLLDGEGIEVRAGHHCCQPLMERLNVPALTRASPYLYNTETEIDRLVDGLVRVAGVFA, translated from the coding sequence ATGGACGTCGATCGGATCCGGGCGGACTTCCCGATCCTGCGGAGGACGGTCAACGGCCGGCCCCTCGTCTACCTCGACTCGGCGGCGACCTCCCAGAAGCCGCAGTGTGTGCTGGACGCCGAGGACCGCTTCTACGCGGAGCACAACTCGAACGTGCACCGCGGGGTCTACGCCCTGAGCGTCGAGGCGACCGACGCCTACGAGGCCGCGCGGGACCGCGTCCGACGGTTCCTCCGCGCGAAGGACGCCGACGAGGTCGTGTTCGTACGAGGCACCACGGAGGCGCTGAACGTCGCTGCGGCGAGCCTCGGGCGGCTCGTGCTGCAGCGGGGCGATCGGGTCGTGACCACCGTGATGGAGCACCACTCCAACATCGTGCCGTGGCACCTGCTGCGCGAACAGAAGGGCATCGACCTGGAGTTCGTGGACGTGGACGACGCCGGCCGGCTCCGGCTCGACCAGCTCGACCGGCTGCTGGACCGTCGCACGAAGGTCGTGGCGGTCACGCACGCCTCGAACGTCCTCGGCACCGTGAACCCGGTCCGGGAGATCGCCGACCGGGCGCATGCGGTGGGCGCCGTCGTTGTGGTCGACGCGGCGCAGTCGGCCCCGCACCGAGCCCTGGACGTCGGCGCGCTCGGGGCGGACCTGCTGGCCTTCTCCGGCCACAAGGTCCTCGGACCGATGGGCATCGGCGTGCTCTGGGGACGCCGGGAACTGCTCGCGCGGATGCCGCCGACCGCCGGGGGCGGGGAGATGATCAGCGAGGTGCACCAGGACAGGGTCGGCTACCGCGAGCCGCCGGGCCGCTTCGAAGCCGGCACCCCGAACGTCGCCGGGGCGATCGGCCTCGCCGCGGCGCTCGACTATCTCGAGGCGGCCGGCTGGCAGGACCTCGCGGCCCACGAGCGTCGGCTCTTCGAGCGCGCGGTCGCCGGGCTCGAGTCGCGTCTCGGGGACCGGGTCCGCGTCTACGGTCCCGAGGCGTCCGAGGAGCGCCAGGGCGTCCTGTCGTTCTCGATGCGGGGCGCCCATCCCCACGACGTGGCCCAGCTGCTCGACGGCGAAGGCATCGAGGTCCGCGCGGGGCACCACTGCTGCCAGCCGCTGATGGAGCGCCTGAACGTTCCCGCCCTCACGCGTGCGAGCCCCTACCTGTACAACACCGAGACCGAGATCGACCGCCTCGTCGACGGCCTGGTCCGGGTGGCGGGAGTCTTCGCCTAG